The following proteins come from a genomic window of Streptomyces sp. GS7:
- the pgl gene encoding 6-phosphogluconolactonase has protein sequence MSTPQVVVHRDKELMAKAAAARLITKIVDAQAARGSASVVLTGGRNGNGLLAALAEAPARDAVDWSRLDLWWGDERFLPDGDPERNYTQARAALLDGVPLDPARVHPMEPAGGRFGNDADAAAEEYALELAAAAGPEDHGPVPSFDVLLLGVGPDTHVASLFPELPAVYERDRTVVGVHGAPKPPPTRITLTLPAIRAAREVWLLAAGEDKAGAAAIALSGAGEVQAPAAGARGRSRTLWLLDEAAASQLPRSLYPPASS, from the coding sequence GTGAGCACTCCGCAGGTCGTCGTCCACCGGGACAAGGAGCTGATGGCCAAGGCCGCGGCGGCCCGGCTGATCACCAAGATCGTGGACGCCCAGGCGGCCCGCGGCTCCGCCTCCGTCGTGCTGACCGGCGGGCGCAACGGCAACGGGCTGCTCGCGGCCCTCGCCGAGGCGCCCGCCCGGGACGCCGTCGACTGGTCCCGGCTGGACCTGTGGTGGGGCGATGAGCGGTTCCTGCCGGACGGGGACCCGGAGCGCAACTACACCCAGGCCCGCGCGGCGCTGCTGGACGGCGTCCCGCTGGACCCGGCGCGGGTGCACCCGATGGAGCCGGCCGGTGGCCGCTTCGGCAACGACGCGGACGCGGCGGCCGAGGAGTACGCCCTCGAACTCGCCGCCGCCGCCGGGCCGGAGGACCACGGTCCGGTGCCGTCCTTCGACGTGCTGCTGCTGGGCGTCGGCCCGGACACCCATGTCGCCTCGCTGTTCCCCGAACTGCCCGCGGTCTACGAGCGGGACCGGACGGTGGTGGGTGTGCACGGCGCGCCCAAGCCGCCGCCGACCCGGATCACGCTGACCCTGCCGGCGATCCGCGCGGCACGCGAGGTGTGGCTGCTGGCGGCCGGCGAGGACAAGGCCGGGGCCGCGGCGATCGCGCTCTCCGGTGCCGGGGAGGTCCAGGCACCGGCGGCCGGTGCGCGGGGTCGCAGCCGGACGCTGTGGCTGCTGGACGAGGCGGCGGCCTCCCAACTGCCGCGCAGCCTCTACCCGCCGGCGTCGTCCTGA
- the gap gene encoding type I glyceraldehyde-3-phosphate dehydrogenase produces the protein MTIRVGINGFGRIGRNYFRALLEQGADIEIVGVNDLTDNATLVHLLKYDSILGRLNAEVSHTDDTITVGNQTFKTMAERDPAALPWGELGADIVIESTGIFTKREDAAKHLAAGAKKVLISAPAKGEDITIVMGVNQEKYDAANHHVISNASCTTNCVAPMAKVLDENFGIVKGMMTTVHAYTNDQRILDFPHSDLRRARAAAENIIPTSTGAAKATALVLPQLKGKLDGIAMRVPVPTGSVTDLVLELDREVSKDEINTAFQKAAEGQLKGVLEYTEDPIVSSDIVNWPASCTFDSQLTMVQGKQVKVVGWYDNEWGYSNRLVDLTVFVGGQL, from the coding sequence GTGACGATCCGCGTAGGCATCAACGGATTCGGCCGCATTGGTCGCAACTACTTCCGCGCGCTCCTGGAGCAGGGTGCGGACATCGAGATCGTCGGTGTCAACGACCTGACCGACAACGCCACCCTGGTCCACCTGCTGAAGTACGACAGCATCCTGGGCCGCCTCAACGCCGAGGTCAGCCACACCGACGACACCATCACGGTCGGCAACCAGACCTTCAAGACGATGGCCGAGCGCGACCCGGCCGCCCTCCCGTGGGGCGAGCTCGGCGCCGACATCGTCATCGAGTCCACCGGCATCTTCACCAAGCGCGAGGACGCCGCCAAGCACCTCGCCGCCGGCGCCAAGAAGGTCCTGATCTCCGCGCCCGCCAAGGGCGAGGACATCACGATCGTGATGGGCGTCAACCAGGAGAAGTACGACGCGGCCAACCACCACGTCATCTCCAACGCCTCCTGCACCACCAACTGCGTGGCGCCGATGGCCAAGGTTCTCGACGAGAACTTCGGCATCGTCAAGGGCATGATGACCACGGTCCACGCGTACACCAACGACCAGCGCATCCTGGACTTCCCGCACTCGGACCTGCGTCGCGCCCGCGCCGCCGCGGAGAACATCATCCCGACCTCGACGGGTGCCGCCAAGGCCACCGCCCTGGTCCTCCCGCAGCTCAAGGGCAAGCTGGACGGCATCGCCATGCGCGTCCCGGTCCCCACCGGCTCGGTCACCGACCTGGTGCTGGAGCTCGACCGCGAGGTCAGCAAGGACGAGATCAACACCGCCTTCCAGAAGGCCGCCGAGGGCCAGCTCAAGGGCGTGCTGGAGTACACCGAGGACCCGATCGTCTCCTCGGACATCGTGAACTGGCCGGCCTCCTGCACCTTCGACTCGCAGCTCACGATGGTCCAGGGCAAGCAGGTCAAGGTCGTCGGCTGGTACGACAACGAGTGGGGCTACTCCAACCGTCTCGTGGACCTCACGGTCTTCGTCGGCGGCCAGCTCTGA
- the opcA gene encoding glucose-6-phosphate dehydrogenase assembly protein OpcA, which produces MKIDLTETTASKINKALVQGRRAVGTPAIGMVLTLVIVTDEENAYDALKAANEASREHPSRTLVVVKRVSRSPRDRAKARLDAEVRVGTDAGTGETVVLRLYGEAIDHAQSVVLPLLLPDAPVVVWWAVNAPLDPAKDPLGALAQRRVTDAYASEEPIRELSARADTYTPGDTDLSWTRITPWRSMLAAALDQSPCTVTSAVVEGEEFNPSCELLAMWLASRLDVPVQRTVSAGPGLTAVRLESSGSGTIVLDRPDGSLATLSMRGQPDRAVALKRRETSELLAEELRRLDPDDIYAAALKYGVERIGQPDGQPAAPAAADRQAAPAAGTSADAGTTPAKAAAKKAPAKKAAAK; this is translated from the coding sequence ATGAAGATCGATCTGACGGAAACCACGGCCAGCAAGATCAACAAGGCGCTGGTCCAGGGCCGCCGCGCGGTCGGGACCCCGGCCATCGGCATGGTGCTCACCCTCGTCATCGTCACCGACGAGGAGAACGCCTACGACGCCCTGAAGGCGGCCAACGAGGCGTCCCGCGAACACCCTTCGCGCACCCTGGTCGTCGTCAAGCGGGTCAGCCGGTCGCCGCGCGACCGCGCCAAGGCACGCCTGGACGCCGAGGTGCGGGTCGGCACGGACGCCGGCACCGGCGAGACGGTGGTGCTGCGGCTGTACGGCGAGGCGATCGACCACGCCCAGTCCGTGGTGCTGCCGCTGCTGCTGCCGGACGCCCCGGTGGTGGTCTGGTGGGCCGTCAACGCCCCGCTGGACCCGGCCAAGGACCCGCTCGGCGCGCTGGCGCAGCGCAGGGTCACCGACGCCTACGCCTCCGAGGAGCCCATCCGGGAGCTGTCCGCGCGCGCCGACACGTACACCCCGGGTGACACGGATCTGTCCTGGACCCGGATCACGCCCTGGCGCTCGATGCTGGCGGCGGCGCTCGACCAGTCGCCGTGCACGGTCACCTCGGCCGTGGTCGAGGGCGAGGAGTTCAACCCGAGCTGCGAGCTGCTCGCCATGTGGCTCGCCAGCAGGCTGGACGTGCCGGTACAGCGCACCGTCTCGGCGGGCCCCGGGCTCACCGCGGTACGGCTGGAGTCCAGCGGCAGCGGAACGATCGTCCTGGACCGCCCGGACGGTTCGCTGGCCACCCTCTCCATGCGCGGCCAGCCCGACCGCGCGGTGGCGCTCAAGCGCCGGGAGACCTCCGAGCTGCTCGCCGAGGAGCTGCGCCGGCTCGACCCGGACGACATCTACGCCGCCGCGCTGAAGTACGGCGTGGAGCGGATCGGCCAGCCGGACGGGCAGCCGGCGGCACCGGCCGCGGCGGACCGGCAGGCGGCACCGGCGGCCGGCACGTCCGCGGACGCGGGCACCACCCCGGCCAAGGCGGCGGCGAAGAAGGCGCCCGCCAAGAAGGCAGCCGCCAAGTGA
- the pgi gene encoding glucose-6-phosphate isomerase, giving the protein MNAEGRSRLDQLPEWTALRKHREQLGEVHLRELFAKDPDRARRFTLQVGDLHLDFSKHLVTDETLRLLRELAAATGVAELRDAMFRGEKINITENRSVLHTALRAPGSAVITSDGVNVVPAVHSVLTKMATFADRVRSGDWKGHTGRRIKTVVNIGIGGSDLGPAMAYEALRAYTHRDMQFRFVSNVDGADLHEAVRDLDPAETLFVIASKTFTTIETITNATSARDWLLSGLGAGGENAVAKHFVALSTNAEKVAEFGIDTVNMFEFWDWVGGRYSYDSAIGLSLMIAIGPERFREMLAGFHLVDEHFQSAPPEENVPLLLGLLGIWYGNFWDAQSHAVLPYSHYLSKFTAYLQQLDMESNGKSVDRQGHQVNWQTGPVVWGTPGTNGQHAYYQLLHQGTKVIPADLIGFARPVDDLRPGLVAQHDLLMANLFAQGQALAFGKTPDEVRAEGVAEELVPHRTFRGNHPTSTILASELTPSVLGQLIALYEHKVFVQGAVWNIDSFDQWGVELGKVLARRVEPALTEGADVPGLDASTAGLVAKYRELRGR; this is encoded by the coding sequence ATGAACGCAGAAGGCCGCAGCAGGCTCGACCAGTTGCCCGAGTGGACCGCGTTGCGCAAGCACCGCGAGCAGCTGGGGGAGGTGCACCTGCGCGAGCTGTTCGCCAAGGATCCCGACCGCGCCCGGCGGTTCACCCTCCAGGTCGGCGATCTGCACCTGGACTTCTCCAAGCACCTGGTCACCGACGAGACGCTGCGGCTGCTGCGCGAGCTGGCCGCGGCGACCGGGGTGGCCGAGCTGCGGGACGCCATGTTCCGCGGCGAGAAGATCAACATCACCGAGAACCGCTCCGTGCTGCACACCGCGCTGCGCGCGCCCGGCTCGGCCGTCATCACGTCCGACGGCGTCAACGTCGTCCCCGCGGTGCACTCCGTCCTGACGAAGATGGCCACCTTCGCCGACCGGGTGCGCTCGGGTGACTGGAAGGGCCACACCGGCCGGCGCATCAAAACGGTCGTCAACATCGGTATCGGCGGCTCGGATCTGGGCCCGGCGATGGCGTACGAGGCGCTGCGCGCCTACACCCACCGGGACATGCAGTTCCGCTTCGTGTCCAACGTGGACGGCGCCGACCTGCACGAGGCGGTGCGCGATCTGGACCCGGCGGAGACGCTGTTCGTCATCGCCTCGAAGACCTTCACCACCATCGAGACGATCACCAACGCCACCTCCGCCCGCGACTGGTTGCTCAGCGGCCTGGGCGCCGGTGGCGAAAATGCCGTCGCCAAGCACTTCGTGGCGCTGTCGACCAACGCCGAGAAGGTCGCGGAGTTCGGCATCGACACGGTCAACATGTTCGAGTTCTGGGACTGGGTCGGCGGTCGCTATTCGTACGACTCCGCGATCGGCCTGTCGCTGATGATCGCGATCGGCCCGGAGCGGTTCCGCGAGATGCTGGCCGGCTTCCACCTCGTCGACGAGCACTTCCAGTCCGCCCCGCCGGAGGAGAACGTCCCGCTGCTGCTGGGCCTGCTGGGGATCTGGTACGGCAACTTCTGGGACGCCCAGTCGCACGCGGTGCTGCCGTACAGCCACTACCTCTCCAAGTTCACCGCCTACCTCCAGCAGCTGGACATGGAGTCCAACGGCAAGTCCGTCGACCGCCAGGGCCATCAGGTCAACTGGCAGACCGGCCCGGTCGTCTGGGGCACGCCCGGCACGAACGGCCAGCACGCCTACTACCAGCTGCTCCACCAGGGCACGAAGGTGATCCCGGCCGACCTCATCGGCTTCGCCCGGCCGGTCGACGACCTCCGGCCCGGCCTGGTCGCCCAGCACGACCTGCTGATGGCCAACCTCTTCGCGCAGGGCCAGGCGCTGGCGTTCGGCAAGACGCCGGACGAGGTGCGCGCCGAGGGTGTGGCCGAGGAGCTGGTGCCGCACCGGACGTTCCGCGGCAACCACCCCACCAGCACGATCCTGGCGTCCGAGCTCACCCCGTCCGTACTGGGCCAGTTGATCGCGCTCTACGAGCACAAGGTGTTCGTCCAGGGCGCGGTGTGGAACATCGACTCCTTCGACCAGTGGGGCGTCGAGCTGGGCAAGGTGCTCGCCAGGCGCGTCGAGCCGGCGCTGACCGAGGGCGCCGACGTGCCGGGCCTGGACGCGTCCACCGCCGGACTGGTCGCCAAGTACCGTGAGCTGCGCGGGCGTTGA
- a CDS encoding RNA polymerase-binding protein RbpA, translating into MASGNAIRGSRVGAGPMGEAERGESAPRIRISFWCSNGHETQPSFAGDAQVPDTWDCPRCGFPAGKDRDSPPDPPRTEPYKTHLAYVRERRSDADGEAILAEALAKLRGEI; encoded by the coding sequence GTGGCAAGTGGCAACGCGATCCGAGGAAGTCGGGTCGGGGCGGGGCCGATGGGGGAGGCCGAGCGTGGCGAGTCCGCGCCGCGCATCCGCATCTCCTTCTGGTGCTCCAACGGGCACGAGACGCAGCCCAGCTTCGCCGGCGATGCGCAGGTTCCGGACACCTGGGACTGCCCGCGCTGTGGTTTCCCGGCCGGCAAGGACCGGGACAGCCCGCCGGACCCGCCGCGCACCGAGCCGTACAAGACCCACCTCGCCTACGTCCGGGAGCGCCGCAGCGACGCCGACGGCGAGGCGATCCTGGCGGAGGCGCTCGCCAAGCTCCGCGGCGAGATCTGA
- the whiA gene encoding DNA-binding protein WhiA — MAMTAAVKDEISRLPVTRTCCRKSEVSSILRFAGGLHLVSGRIVIEAELDTGIAARRLRKDILEIFGHSSDLVVMAPGGLRRGSRYVVRVVAGGDQLARQTGLVDGRGRPIRGLPPQVVSGATCDAEAAWRGAFLAHGSLTEPGRSSSLEVTCPGPEAALALVGAARRLGIGAKAREVRGVDRVVVRDGDAIGALLTRLGAHESVLAWEERRMRREVRATANRLANFDDANLRRSARAAVAAGARVQRALEILGEEVPEHLAAAGRLRMEHKQASLEELGALADPPLTKDAVAGRIRRLLAMADKRAQDLGIPGTESNLSEELADGMVG, encoded by the coding sequence ATGGCGATGACGGCTGCGGTGAAGGACGAAATCTCCCGGCTTCCCGTCACCCGGACCTGCTGCCGGAAGTCGGAGGTCTCGTCGATCCTGCGGTTCGCGGGTGGTCTGCACCTGGTCAGTGGCCGCATTGTGATCGAGGCGGAGCTGGACACGGGCATCGCCGCCCGGCGGCTGCGCAAGGACATCCTGGAGATCTTCGGGCACTCCTCCGACCTGGTGGTGATGGCCCCCGGCGGGCTGCGGCGCGGCAGCCGCTATGTCGTCCGCGTGGTGGCCGGCGGCGACCAGCTGGCCCGGCAGACCGGCCTGGTCGACGGCCGCGGACGTCCCATCCGGGGCCTGCCCCCGCAGGTGGTCTCCGGCGCGACCTGCGACGCCGAGGCCGCGTGGCGCGGCGCCTTCCTGGCGCACGGTTCGCTGACCGAGCCGGGCCGCTCCTCCTCCCTGGAGGTCACCTGCCCCGGTCCCGAGGCCGCCCTCGCGCTGGTCGGCGCGGCCCGCCGGCTCGGCATCGGCGCCAAGGCCCGCGAGGTGCGTGGAGTGGACCGCGTCGTCGTCCGTGACGGTGATGCGATCGGCGCGCTGCTGACCCGGCTCGGCGCCCACGAGTCGGTGCTCGCCTGGGAGGAGCGGCGGATGCGCCGCGAGGTCCGGGCCACCGCCAACCGCCTCGCCAACTTCGACGACGCCAACCTCCGCCGCTCCGCGCGCGCCGCGGTCGCCGCCGGCGCCCGGGTCCAGCGGGCCCTGGAGATCCTCGGCGAAGAGGTCCCCGAGCACCTCGCGGCGGCCGGCCGGCTGCGCATGGAGCACAAGCAGGCGTCGCTGGAGGAGCTGGGCGCCCTGGCCGATCCGCCGCTGACCAAGGACGCGGTCGCCGGGCGGATCCGCAGGCTGCTGGCGATGGCCGACAAGCGCGCCCAGGACCTCGGTATCCCGGGCACCGAATCGAACCTCAGCGAGGAGCTCGCCGACGGGATGGTCGGCTGA
- the tpiA gene encoding triose-phosphate isomerase, whose product MSDRTPLMAGNWKMNLNHLEAIAHVQKLAFALNDKDFDAVEVAVLPPFTDLRSVQTLVDGDKLKIKYGAQDLSAHDSGAYTGEISGAMLAKLKCTYVAVGHSERRQYHGEDEEICNAKVKAAFKHGLTPILCVGEGLDVRKAGNQVAYTLAQLDGGLKDVPAAQAETIVIAYEPVWAIGTGEVATPEDAQEVCGAIRGRLAELYSQELADKVRIQYGGSVKSGNVAAIMAQPDVDGALIGGAALDADEFVKIVRFRDQ is encoded by the coding sequence GTGAGTGACCGCACCCCGCTGATGGCGGGCAACTGGAAGATGAACCTCAACCACCTGGAGGCCATCGCCCACGTCCAGAAGCTCGCCTTCGCCCTCAACGACAAGGACTTCGACGCCGTGGAGGTCGCGGTCCTGCCGCCCTTCACCGACCTGCGCTCGGTGCAGACCCTGGTCGACGGCGACAAGCTCAAGATCAAGTACGGCGCTCAGGACCTGTCGGCGCACGACTCCGGTGCGTACACCGGTGAGATCTCCGGCGCGATGCTGGCCAAGCTCAAGTGCACGTACGTGGCCGTCGGCCACAGCGAGCGCCGCCAGTACCACGGCGAGGACGAGGAGATCTGCAACGCCAAGGTCAAGGCTGCCTTCAAGCACGGTCTGACCCCGATCCTGTGCGTCGGCGAGGGCTTGGACGTCCGCAAGGCCGGCAACCAGGTCGCGTACACCCTCGCCCAGCTCGACGGCGGCCTGAAGGACGTGCCCGCCGCGCAGGCCGAGACGATCGTGATCGCCTACGAGCCGGTGTGGGCCATCGGTACCGGCGAGGTCGCCACGCCCGAGGACGCGCAGGAGGTCTGCGGTGCCATCCGCGGCCGCCTCGCCGAGCTGTACAGCCAGGAGCTGGCCGACAAGGTCCGCATCCAGTACGGCGGCTCGGTCAAGTCCGGCAACGTCGCGGCGATCATGGCGCAGCCGGATGTCGACGGCGCCCTGATCGGCGGCGCGGCGCTGGACGCGGACGAATTCGTGAAGATCGTCCGCTTCCGCGATCAGTAG
- a CDS encoding phosphoglycerate kinase: MKTIDDLAKEGVAGKRVFVRADLNVPLDGTTITDDGRIRAVAPTIAKLSALGAKVIVASHLGRPKGAPDPAFSLAPAAERLGEILGTNVAFATDTVGESAREVTAGLADGQVAVLENLRFNAGETSKDDAERGAFADRLAELADLYVGDGFGAVHRKHASVFDLPQRLPHAAGDLIATEVGVLKKLTEEVKRPYVVVLGGAKVSDKLAVIDNLLKKADRILVGGGMAYTFLAAKGHEVGISLLQKDQIPVCLEYLAEAEKRGVEFVLPVDVLVSAEFPDLKTKAPADWAVVAADAIPADKEGLDIGPKTRELYAAKLADAGTVFWNGPMGVFEHPDYAGGTQAVAQGLLDSSAFTVVGGGDSAAAVRLLGFDENAFGHISTGGGASLEYLEGKTLPGLAALED, translated from the coding sequence ATGAAGACGATCGACGATCTCGCCAAGGAGGGCGTTGCGGGCAAGCGGGTCTTCGTCCGCGCCGACCTCAACGTCCCCTTGGACGGCACGACCATCACCGACGACGGCCGGATCCGCGCCGTCGCCCCGACGATCGCCAAGCTCAGCGCGCTGGGCGCCAAGGTGATCGTCGCCTCCCACCTGGGCCGTCCCAAGGGCGCCCCGGACCCCGCGTTCTCGCTGGCCCCCGCGGCCGAGCGGCTCGGTGAAATCCTCGGCACGAACGTGGCGTTCGCGACCGACACGGTCGGAGAGTCCGCCCGGGAGGTGACCGCGGGACTGGCCGACGGCCAGGTGGCGGTCCTGGAGAACCTCCGCTTCAACGCGGGTGAGACCAGCAAGGACGACGCCGAGCGCGGTGCCTTCGCCGACCGGCTCGCCGAACTCGCCGACCTCTACGTCGGCGACGGCTTCGGTGCCGTGCACCGTAAGCACGCCTCGGTCTTCGACCTCCCCCAGCGGCTGCCGCACGCCGCCGGCGACCTGATCGCCACCGAGGTCGGTGTCCTGAAGAAGCTCACCGAGGAGGTCAAGCGCCCCTACGTGGTGGTGCTCGGCGGCGCCAAGGTCTCCGACAAGCTGGCCGTCATCGACAACCTGCTCAAGAAGGCCGACCGCATCCTGGTCGGCGGCGGCATGGCGTACACCTTCCTGGCGGCCAAGGGCCACGAGGTCGGCATCTCGCTGCTCCAGAAGGACCAGATCCCGGTCTGCCTGGAGTACCTGGCGGAGGCCGAGAAGCGCGGTGTGGAGTTCGTGCTCCCCGTCGACGTACTGGTTTCGGCCGAATTCCCGGACCTGAAGACCAAGGCCCCGGCCGACTGGGCGGTCGTCGCCGCGGACGCCATCCCGGCCGACAAGGAGGGCCTGGACATCGGCCCGAAGACCCGCGAGCTCTACGCCGCGAAGCTCGCCGACGCGGGCACCGTCTTCTGGAACGGCCCGATGGGCGTCTTCGAGCACCCCGACTACGCGGGCGGCACCCAGGCCGTCGCGCAGGGGCTGCTGGACTCGTCGGCCTTCACCGTCGTCGGCGGCGGCGACTCGGCCGCCGCGGTGCGCCTGCTCGGCTTCGACGAGAATGCTTTCGGCCACATTTCGACCGGCGGCGGCGCCAGCCTCGAGTACCTCGAGGGCAAGACGCTCCCCGGCCTCGCCGCTCTGGAGGACTGA
- the secG gene encoding preprotein translocase subunit SecG produces the protein MVIGFSIALIIFSVLLMMLVLMHKGKGGGLSDMFGGGMQSSVGGSSVAERNLDRITIVIGLLWFACIVVLGVLMKLGS, from the coding sequence GTGGTCATCGGATTCTCGATCGCCCTCATCATCTTCAGCGTGCTGCTGATGATGCTGGTGCTCATGCACAAGGGGAAGGGCGGCGGCCTGTCCGACATGTTCGGTGGCGGTATGCAGTCCTCCGTCGGCGGCTCCTCGGTCGCAGAGCGGAACCTCGACCGCATCACCATCGTGATCGGTCTGCTCTGGTTCGCGTGCATTGTCGTGCTCGGCGTCCTGATGAAGCTCGGCAGCTGA
- a CDS encoding gluconeogenesis factor YvcK family protein, producing the protein MTARTPRLRRVRRFVPSGRTSKGATPKVVALGGGMGLSASLAALRRITGDLTAVVTVADDGGSSGRLRDELGVLPPGDLRKALAALCGDDDWGQTWARVIQHRFTSEGELHDHAVGNLLIVALWEQLGDHVQALDLVGKLLGAHGRVLPMSAVPLELQAQVKGLEPEHPDAISTVRGQATVALTRGEVQSVHVVPEDPPAVPEAVAAVRDADWVVLGPGSWFSSVIPHLLVPELREALEETKARKVLSLNLAPQPGETDGFSPQRHLEVLARHAPKLAFDVVLADKAAVPDIDGLTVAAKQLVGSEVELAVVAAQGDDARPGAGGAPDRHDPELLAAAYDRIFRMHGRIGPWR; encoded by the coding sequence GTGACCGCCCGTACGCCGCGGCTGCGCAGGGTCCGCCGCTTCGTCCCCAGCGGCCGTACGTCGAAGGGAGCCACCCCGAAGGTGGTGGCGCTCGGCGGCGGTATGGGCCTGTCCGCCTCGCTGGCCGCCCTGCGCCGCATCACCGGGGACCTGACCGCCGTGGTCACCGTCGCCGACGACGGTGGCTCCAGCGGCCGGCTCCGCGACGAGCTGGGGGTGCTGCCGCCCGGCGATCTGCGCAAGGCGCTGGCCGCGCTGTGCGGTGACGACGACTGGGGCCAGACCTGGGCCCGGGTGATCCAGCACCGCTTCACGAGCGAGGGCGAACTCCACGACCACGCGGTCGGCAATCTGCTGATCGTCGCCCTGTGGGAGCAGCTCGGCGACCACGTCCAGGCGCTGGACCTGGTCGGCAAGCTGCTGGGCGCGCACGGCCGGGTCCTGCCGATGTCGGCGGTGCCGCTGGAGCTCCAGGCCCAGGTCAAGGGCCTGGAGCCGGAGCACCCGGATGCGATCTCCACGGTCCGCGGCCAGGCCACCGTCGCGCTCACCCGCGGCGAGGTGCAGTCCGTCCACGTCGTCCCCGAGGATCCGCCGGCCGTCCCCGAGGCGGTCGCCGCGGTGCGCGACGCCGACTGGGTGGTGCTGGGCCCCGGTTCGTGGTTCTCCTCGGTCATCCCGCATCTGCTGGTGCCCGAACTGCGCGAGGCCCTGGAGGAGACCAAGGCCCGGAAGGTGCTCTCGCTCAACCTCGCGCCGCAGCCCGGCGAAACCGATGGCTTCTCCCCGCAGCGTCATTTGGAGGTTTTGGCCCGACACGCCCCTAAACTCGCCTTCGACGTGGTGTTGGCCGACAAGGCCGCGGTGCCCGACATCGACGGTCTGACGGTTGCCGCCAAGCAGCTGGTGGGCAGCGAGGTCGAGCTGGCCGTGGTCGCCGCGCAAGGAGACGACGCCCGGCCCGGTGCCGGCGGAGCTCCCGACCGGCACGACCCGGAACTGCTGGCAGCCGCGTACGACCGTATTTTTCGGATGCATGGAAGGATCGGCCCATGGCGATGA
- a CDS encoding MFS transporter has translation MTGTEAGGAAGVGALAWRGGFGRLWSAAAVSRFGDALRGTALPLLAYGLTDSPLLISLVTVCGFLPWLFFGLMGGAVADRVDQRRAMWAVDVLRGLLVAGFALAVALGRARIGLLLALAFALTTLQTLFDNAATALLPSVVPKESLGTANARLMTGQELVGRFVGGPVAPALIGSAAALPFAADAATYLVAAALVASLRTAAPPRPRAAAGRTLRREIADGIRALWRDRVLRVFCLSVALGNIGIGALIATLVVIVRGWLGAGDVGYAVVTTGYGAGTVLGGLLAGRVVAAAGGRARTLLLAGLLQSAVLVSFGTVRALWPAALALGLFGFAGAVWNVLETTVVQQGSPDGMLGRIGSAFRTVSIAGTPLGALLGGAVAAALGANAPALLAAALVGLGTLVLIPAVRAGDSTSSDSGQIPHTVP, from the coding sequence ATGACGGGCACGGAAGCGGGCGGTGCGGCGGGAGTTGGGGCGCTCGCCTGGCGGGGCGGGTTCGGGCGGCTGTGGAGCGCGGCGGCCGTCTCCCGCTTCGGCGACGCGCTGCGCGGCACGGCGCTGCCGCTGCTCGCCTACGGGCTCACGGATTCGCCGCTGCTGATCTCGCTGGTCACCGTCTGCGGCTTCCTGCCCTGGCTGTTCTTCGGGCTGATGGGCGGCGCGGTCGCCGACCGGGTCGACCAGCGGCGGGCGATGTGGGCGGTCGATGTGCTCCGCGGGCTGCTGGTGGCCGGGTTCGCGCTGGCGGTGGCGCTCGGCCGGGCCCGGATCGGCCTGCTGCTGGCGCTTGCGTTCGCGCTGACGACCCTCCAGACGCTCTTCGACAACGCCGCCACGGCCCTGCTGCCGTCGGTGGTGCCCAAGGAGTCGCTGGGGACCGCCAACGCCCGTCTGATGACCGGCCAGGAGCTGGTCGGCCGGTTCGTCGGCGGGCCGGTGGCGCCGGCGCTGATCGGGTCGGCCGCCGCGCTGCCCTTCGCGGCCGACGCGGCGACCTATCTCGTCGCCGCCGCCCTGGTGGCCTCGCTGCGGACCGCCGCGCCGCCCCGGCCGCGGGCCGCCGCCGGGCGCACCCTCCGGCGCGAAATCGCCGACGGCATACGGGCGTTGTGGCGCGACCGGGTGCTGCGTGTGTTCTGCCTGTCCGTGGCGCTGGGCAACATCGGCATCGGCGCGCTGATCGCGACGCTCGTCGTGATCGTCAGGGGCTGGCTGGGCGCCGGGGACGTCGGCTATGCCGTGGTGACGACCGGATACGGCGCCGGGACGGTGCTCGGCGGGCTGCTGGCCGGCCGAGTGGTCGCCGCGGCGGGCGGCCGGGCCCGCACGCTGCTTCTCGCCGGGCTGCTGCAGAGCGCGGTGCTGGTGTCCTTCGGGACGGTGCGCGCGCTGTGGCCCGCGGCCCTGGCGCTGGGCCTGTTCGGCTTCGCCGGCGCCGTGTGGAACGTCCTGGAGACGACGGTGGTCCAGCAGGGCAGCCCGGACGGGATGCTGGGCCGGATCGGGTCCGCGTTCCGCACGGTCTCCATCGCCGGGACGCCGCTGGGCGCGCTGCTCGGCGGTGCGGTCGCCGCGGCCCTGGGAGCCAACGCCCCGGCGCTGCTGGCCGCCGCGCTGGTGGGGCTGGGCACCCTCGTGCTGATACCGGCTGTTCGGGCCGGCGACAGCACTTCGTCCGACAGCGGACAGATACCTCATACCGTGCCCTGA